A single genomic interval of Drosophila virilis strain 15010-1051.87 chromosome 2, Dvir_AGI_RSII-ME, whole genome shotgun sequence harbors:
- the Gnf1 gene encoding replication factor C subunit 1, which translates to MQRGIDSFFKRLPGKKTSDEDATPSPSPAPRKRKALVISSDEDEVPASPQLNKHGKELKKTRRAPENGHSKKPTLSKLKEAPKQQLKKVDPSEFFGGETKRVEAPKPKERSVLEMEDEAIDRSLMEVDLDEPSPPQPPAVTPSRKRGKASSPKPTPEATPKKPKATTPRVKQEKHTDLESSVLSDEERHERKRMSAMLYQKYKNRSSCLNPGSKEIPKGAPDCLKGLTFLVTGILESMERDEAASVIKGFGGRVMTVVGKKLNYLVVGEEAGPKKLAQAEEHNVTIISEDGLFDLIRERSGEKPSGKVDQSPKVKQEKGSSLTIKKEHEEKSSGPKVRKEHEEKSSSKIKHGKEEKSSSKIKHEQEEKSSLKIKHEREEKSSSKIEHEQEEKSNSKIKPEPGQTKSSNTSEGEHALKVKPQPRISPKIKKEPNNNVDAAKTEEDISSNMAWVDKYKPSSIKEIVGSAGPGSNVNKLMNWLSKWYVNHDGKTKPQRPNPWAKNDDGSFFKAALLSGPPGIGKTTTATLVCQELGFDAVEFNASDTRSKRLLKEEVSSLLGNKSLAGYVHGQSQAVSKKHVLIMDEVDGMAGNEDRGGMQELIALIKDSSVPIICMCNDRNHPKIRSLVNYCYDLRFQRPRAEQIKGRIMSICFKEKLKIPPAKLEEIIAATNNDIRQTINHIALLSAGEQLPQATTNQQVAAKDLKLGPWEVVRKVFTADEHKHMTIYDKCDLFFHDYSLAPLFVQQNYLQVLPQGNRNEVLAKVAAAADALSLGDMVDKRIRANSAWSLLPTQAVFSSLLPGEYMCGHFTGQINFPGWLGKNSRSSKRSRLAQELHDHTRVCTSGSRLSVRLEYAPHLLANIVRPLAQDGQEGVPAALQVMKDYHLLREDLESLIELTTWPGKKSPMDAVDGRVKAALTRAYNKEVMAYSYSAQANVKKKRAEAAVEEDEAGLLLGEEEGEGAQLSASSDEEDQDKLELDGLIKAKKKPAAAAKKPSAKAPAKPRAKAKK; encoded by the exons ATGCAGCGA GGCATAGACTCGTTCTTCAAGCGGCTGCCCGGCAAGAAGACCAGCGACGAGGACGCGACGCCGTCGCCTTCGCCGGCGCCCCGCAAACGCAAAGCGCTCGTTATATCCAGCGATGAGGACGAGGTGCCCGCCAGTCCACAGCTGAACAAGCACGGCAAGGAGCTGAAGAAAACGCGCCGGGCGCCAGAGAATGGCCACTCCAAGAAGCCGACACTCTCCAAGCTGAAAGAGGCGcccaagcagcagctgaaaaagGTCGATCCCTCAGAGTTTTTTGGCGGTGAAACCAAGCGTGTGGAGGCGCCCAAGCCGAAGGAGCGCAGTGTCTTGGAAATGGAGGACGAGGCCATCGATCGCAGTCTAATGGAGGTGGATCTCGATGAACCGTCGCCGCCACAGCCGCCTGCAGTAACGCCCAGTCGCAAACGCGGCAAGGCCAGCAGCCCGAAGCCAACGCCAGAGGCGACGCCCAAGAAACCGAAGGCAACGACGCCGCGGGTCAAGCAGGAGAAGCATACGGATCTGGAAAGCAGCGTGCTGTCCGATGAGGAGCGGCACGAGCGCAAGCGCATGTCCGCCATGCTCTATCAGAAGTACAAGAATCGCAGCAGCTGCCTAAATCCGGGCAGCAAGGAAATACCGAAAGGTGCGCCCGATTGCCTAAAGGGCCTAACATTTTTGGTCACGGGCATATTGGAGTCAATGGAACGGGATGAGGCTGCATCGGTAATTAAAGGATTCGGTGGTCGTGTCATGACTGTGGTGGGCAAGAAGCTCAACTATTTGGTTGTGGGCGAGGAGGCGGGACCCAAGAAACTGGCCCAAGCCGAGGAGCACAATGTGACCATCATCAGCGAGGATGGGCTCTTCGATTTGATAAGAGAGAGATCCGGCGAGAAGCCGAGCGGTAAAGTGGATCAAAGTCCCAAGGTGAAGCAGGAGAAGGGCAGCAGCTTGACGATTAAGAAAGAGCATGAGGAGAAGAGCAGCGGGCCAAAAGTAAGGAAGGAGCATGAGGAGAAGAGCAGCTCAAAGATTAAGCACGGCAAGGAGGAGAAGAGCAGCTCAAAAATAAAGCACGAGCAGGAGGAGAAAAGCAGCTTAAAGATTAAGCATGAGAGGGAGGAGAAGAGTAGCTCAAAGATTGAGCATGAGCAGGAGGAGAAGAGCAACTCAAAGATTAAGCCTGAGCCGGGGCAGACCAAGAGCAGCAACACCTCCGAAGGGGAGCACGCCTTAAAGGTGAAGCCGCAGCCAAGGATTAGTCCCAAGATTAAAAAGGAGCCCAACAACAATGTGGATGCGGCCAAGACAGAGGAGGATATCAGCAGCAATATGGCCTGGGTGGACAAATACAAGCCCAGCTCCATCAAAGAGATTGTCGGCTCGGCCGGACCGGGCAGCAATGTCAACAA ACTGATGAACTGGCTGAGCAAATGGTATGTGAATCACGATGGCAAAACTAAGCCGCAGCGTCCAAATCCCTGGGCGAAGAATGACGATGGCAGCTTCTTCAAGGCGGCGCTGCTGTCGGGTCCGCCGGGCATAGGTAAGACGACGACAGCGACGCTCGTCTGTCAGGAGCTGGGCTTCGATGCGGTCGAGTTCAATGCCTCGGATACGCGCAGCAAGCGTCTGCTCAAGGAGGAGGTGTCCAGCCTGCTGGGCAACAAGTCGCTCGCTGGCTATGTGCACGGCCAGTCGCAGGCGGTGTCCAAAAAGCACGTCTTGATCATGGACGAGGTGGACGGCATGGCTGGCAACGAGGATCGCGGCGGCATGCAGGAGCTGATAGCTTTAATCAAGGACAGCTCCGTGCCAATTATATGCATGTGCAACGATCGCAATCATCCCAAGATACGATCCCTGGTCAACTACTGCTACGATTTGCGCTTCCAGCGACCGCGCGCTGAACAGATCAAGGGTCGCATCATGAGCATATGCTTCAAGGAGAAGCTCAAGATACCGCCCGCCAAGCTCGAGGAGATCATAGCCGCCACCAACAACGATATACGCCAGACCATCAATCACATTGCGCTTCTCAGCGCTGGCGAGCAGCTGCCACAAGCCACAACAAACCAACAGGTGGCCGCCAAGGATCTCAAGCTGGGCCCGTGGGAGGTGGTGCGCAAGGTTTTCACCGCCGACGAACACAAGCACATGACCATCTATGACAAGTGTGATTTGTTCTTCCACGACTACAGCCTGGCTCCGCTTTTCGTGCAACAAAACTATCTCCAGGTGCTGCCGCAGGGCAATCGGAATGAAGTGTTGGCCAAGGTCGCGGCCGCTGCAGATGCTCTCAGTCTGGGCGATATGGTGGATAAGCGCATACGCGCCAATTCCGCGTGGAGTCTGCTGCCCACACAGGCCGTCTTTAGTTCCCTATTGCCCGGAGAGTACATGTGTGGCCATTTTACGGGCCAGATCAATTTTCCCGGCTGGCTGGGCAAGAATTCGCGCAGCAGCAAACGTTCTCGCCTGGCCCAGGAGCTGCACGATCACACACGTGTCTGCACCTCGGGCTCCAGGCTGTCGGTCCGTTTGGAATATGCGCCCCACCTGCTGGCCAATATTGTGCGTCCGTTGGCGCAGGATGGGCAGGAGGGCGTCCCGGCTGCGCTGCAGGTCATGAAGGATTATCATTTGCTGCGCGAGGATTTGGAATCGCTGATCGAGCTGACCACCTGGCCAGGCAAAAAGTCGCCCATGGATGCCGTCGATGGGCGTGTCAAAGCGGCGCTGACGCGTGCCTACAACAAGGAGGTGATGGCCTATTCCTATTCCGCGCAGGCCAACGTCAAGAAGAAGCGCGCTGAGGCTGCCGTCGAGGAGGACGAGGCCGGTCTACTGCTTGGCGAGGAGGAAGGGGAGGGCGCCCAGTTATCTGCGTCCAGCGATGAGGAGGACCAGGACAAACTGGAGCTGGATGGGCTGATCAAGGCCAAAAAGAAGCCGGCAGCCGCCGCCAAGAAGCCAAGTGCCAAAGCCCCAGCCAAGCCCAGGGCCAAGGCCAAGAAATGA